In Tamandua tetradactyla isolate mTamTet1 chromosome 7, mTamTet1.pri, whole genome shotgun sequence, the following are encoded in one genomic region:
- the TCF20 gene encoding transcription factor 20 isoform X4, giving the protein MQSFREQSSYHGNQQSYPQEVHSSSRIEEFSPRQAQMFQNFGGGGGSGSSSSNSSGGGRRGTAAATAAMASETSGHQGYQGFRKEAGDFYYMAGNKDPVTTGTPQPPQRRPSGPVQSYGPPQGSSFSNQYGSEGHVGQFQAQHSAVGGVSHYQQDYTGPFSPGSAQYQQQASSQQQQQQVQQLRQQLYQSHQPLPQATGQPASGSSHLQSMQRPSTLPSSATGYQLRVGQFGQHYQSSASSSSSSFPSPQRFSQSGQSYDGSYSVNAGSQFEGHNVGSNAQAYGTQSNYSYQPQSMKNFEQAKIPQGAQQGQQQGQQQGQQQHPPQHVMQYTNAATKLPLQSQVGQYNQPEVPVRSPMQFHQNFSPISNPSPAASVVQSPSCSSTPSPLMQSGENLQCGQGSVPIGSRNRILQLMPQLSPTPSMMPSPNSHTAGFKGFGLEGVPEKRLTDPGLSSLSALSTQVANLPNTVQHMLLSDALTPQKKTSKRPSSSSKKADSCTNSEGSSQPEEQLKSPMAESLDGGCSSSSEDQGERVRQLSGQSTSSDTTYKGGASEKAISSPAQGTQNEPPRLSTSPAAREETASPGTKDTPLSSEGNTKVNEKTVGVIVSREAMASRVEKTGGQDKGSQEDDPIATQRPPSTGGAKETSHTSLSQSEAPVGGSKGNKNGDNNSNHNGEGNGQSGHSAVGPGFAGRTEPSKSPGSLRYSYKDSFGPTVPRNVSGFPQYPTGQEKGDFTGHGERKGRNEKFPSLLQEVLQGYHHHPDRRYSRSTQEHQGMAGGLEGAMRPNILVSQTNELTSRGLLNKSIGSLLENPHWGPWERKSSSTASEMKQINLADYPIPRKFEIEPQSSAHEPGGSLSERRSVICDISPLRQIVREPGAHSLGHMGADTRIGRNERLNPSLSQSVILPGGLVSMETKLKSQSGQIKEEDFEQSKSQASFNNKKSGDHCHPTSIKHESYRGNASPGAAAHDSMSDYGPQDSRPTPMRRVPGRIGGREGMRGRSPSQYHDFSEKLKMSPGRSRGPGGDPHHMNPHMTFSERANRGSLHAPFSPNSESLASAYHTNTRTHAYGDPNAGLNSQLHYKRQMYQQQQEEYKDWSSSSAQGVIAAAQHRQEGPRKSPRQQQFLDRVRSPLKNDKDGMMYGPPVGTYHDPSSQEAGRCLLSSDGLPNKGIELKHGSQKLQESCWDLSRQNSPAKSSGPPGMSNQKRYGPPHETDGHGLAESTQSSKPSSVMLRLPGQEDHSPQNPLIMRRRVRSFISPIPSKRQSQDVKNSNTEDKGRLLPPSKEGADKSFNSYAHLSHSQDIKSIPKRESSKDLPSPDNRNCPAVTLTSPAKTKILPPRKGRGLKLEAIVQKITSPNIRRSASSNSAEAGGDTVTLDDILSLKSGPPDGGSVAAQEAEMEKRKGDLVSELVNPTNQELNIEKPLPRSSEEWRSSGDDKVKTETHPETVAAGKEPPGAMISTISQKSGNNQGRSDGSLSGTAPLLFPDSKNVSPVLAPEANPKAEEKENDTVTISPKQEGFPPKGYFPSGKKKGRPIGSVNKQKKQQQPPPPPPQPCQIPEGSADGEPKPKKQRQRRERRKPGGQPRKRKTKQAVPIVEPQEPEIKLKYATQPLDKTDAKNKSFFPYIHVVNKCELGAVCTIINAEEEEQTKLVRGRKGQRSLTPPPSSTESKVLPASSFMLQGPVVTESSVMGHLVCCLCGKWASYRNMGDLFGPFYPQDYAATLPKNPPPKRAMEMQSKVKVRHKSASNGSKTDTEEEEEQQQQQKEQRSLAAHPRFKRRHRSEDCGGGPRSLSRGLPCKKATTEGSSEKTALDSKPSVPTTSEGGPELELQIPELPLDSNEFWVHEGCILWANGIYLVCGRLYGLQEALEIAREMKCSHCQEAGATLGCYNKGCSFRYHYPCAIDADCLLHEENFSVRCPKHKVKLWR; this is encoded by the coding sequence ATGCAGTCCTTTCGGGAGCAAAGCAGTTACCACGGAAACCAGCAGAGTTACCCCCAGGAGGTACACAGTTCATCCCGGATTGAAGAGTTCAGCCCTCGTCAGGCCCAGATGTTCCAGAATTTTGGGGGAGGAGGTGGCAGCGGCAGTAGCAGTAGCAACAGCAGTGGTGGTGGACGGCGAGGAACAGCGGCTGCTACTGCAGCAATGGCTAGTGAGACCTCTGGCCATCAAGGCTACCAGGGTTTCAGGAAAGAAGCTGGAGACTTTTATTATATGGCAGGCAACAAAGACCCTGTGACGACAGGAACCCCACAGCCTCCTCAACGAAGGCCTTCTGGGCCTGTGCAGAGTTATGGACCCCCCCAGGGGAGCAGCTTTAGCAATCAGTATGGGAGTGAGGGTCATGTGGGCCAATTTCAAGCACAGCACTCTGCTGTTGGTGGTGTGTCTCATTATCAGCAGGATTACACAGGGCCTTTCTCCCCAGGGAGTGCTCAGTACCAACAGCAGGCTTccagccagcagcagcagcagcaggtaCAGCAGTTGAGACAGCAGCTTTACCAGTCGCATCAGCCTCTGCCACAAGCCACTGGTCAGCCAGCATCCGGCTCCTCCCACTTACAGTCAATGCAGCGGCCCTCTACTCTGCCATCGTCTGCTACTGGTTACCAGTTAAGAGTGGGTCAGTTTGGCCAACACTACCAGtcttctgcctcctcctcctcttcctccttcccttcaccACAACGCTTCAGCCAATCTGGACAGAGTTATGATGGCAGTTACAGTGTGAATGCTGGTTCTCAGTTTGAAGGACATAATGTGGGTTCTAATGCACAGGCATATGGAACACAGTCAAATTATAGTTATCAACCTCAATCTatgaaaaattttgaacaggCGAAGATTCCACAAGGGGCCCAGCAGGGGCAGCAGCAGGGGCAGCAGCAGGGGCAGCAGCAACATCCCCCTCAGCATGTGATGCAGTATACCAATGCTGCTACCAAGCTACCCCTCCAAAGCCAAGTGGGGCAGTACAACCAGCCTGAGGTTCCTGTGAGGTCCCCCATGCAGTTTCACCAGAACTTCAGCCCCATTTCTAACCCTTCTCCAGCTGCCTCTGTGGTTCAGTCTCCAAGCTGTAGCTCTACCCCCTCACCTCTCATGCAAAGTGGGGAGAATCTCCAGTGTGGGCAAGGCAGTGTACCCATTGGttccagaaacagaattttaCAGTTAATGCCTCAACTCAGTCCAACCCCATCAATGATGCCCAGTCCTAATTCTCATACTGCAGGCTTTAAAGGGTTTGGACTAGAAGGTGTGCCAGAAAAGCGACTAACAGACCCTGGATTGAGTAGCTTGAGTGCCCTGAGTACGCAGGTGGCCAATCTTCCTAATACCGTCCAACACATGTTACTTTCTGATGCCCTGACACCTCAAAAGAAGACCTCCAAGAGACCCTCCTCATCTTCCAAGAAAGCAGACAGCTGCACAAACTCCGAAGGTTCTTCACAGCCTGAAGAACAACTGAAGTCCCCTATGGCAGAGTCACTGGATGGAGGCTGTTCTAGCAGTTCCGAGGATCAAGGCGAGAGAGTGAGGCAATTAAGCGGTCAGAGCACTAGCTCTGATACCACCTACAAGGGTGGAGCCTCAGAAAAAGCTATCTCCTCACCAGCGCAAGGTACTCAGAATGAACCACCCAGACTCAGTACCAGTCCTGCAGCAAGAGAAGAGACTGCCTCACCAGGTACTAAGGATACACCTTTGTCATCTGAAGGCAACACGAAAGTCAATGAGAAGACAGTTGGGGTGATTGTCTCCCGGGAAGCCATGGCAAGTCGGGTAGAAAAGACAGGTGGACAAGATAAAGGCTCCCAAGAGGATGATCCTATAGCCACTCAAAGGCCACCTAGCACTGGCGGGGCAAAGGAAACCAGCCATACATCACTTTCACAGTCTGAGGCTCCAGTGGGAGGGAGCAAAGGAAACAAGAATGGAGATAATAACTCCAACCATAATGGAGAGGGAAATGGCCAGAGTGGGCACTCTGCAGTGGGTCCTGGTTTTGCAGGCAGGACTGAGCCTAGCAAATCTCCTGGAAGCCTGCGCTATAGTTACAAAGATAGTTTTGGGCCAACAGTACCACGAAATGTCAGTGGTTTTCCTCAGTATCCTACAGGACAAGAAAAGGGAGATTTCACTGGCCATGGGGAACGAAAGGGTAGAAATGAGAAGTTCCCCAGCCTCTTGCAAGAAGTGCTTCAGGGTTACCACCACCACCCGGACAGGAGATATTCTCGGAGTACTCAGGAGCATCAAGGGATGGCTGGTGGCCTAGAAGGAGCCATGAGGCCCAACATCTTAGTTAGTCAAACTAATGAATTAACTAGCAGGGGCCTTCTGAATAAAAGCATAGGGTCTCTGTTAGAAAACCCCCATTGGGGCCCCTGGGAGAGAAAGTCCAGCAGCACAGCTTCTGAAATGAAGCAGATCAATTTGGCTGACTATCCAATTCCCAGAAAGTTTGAAATAGAGCCTCAGTCATCAGCCCATGAGCCAGGGGGTTCTCTCTCTGAAAGAAGATCAGTGATCTGTGATATATCTCCACTGAGACAGATTGTCAGAGAGCCAGGGGCTCACTCACTGGGACATATGGGTGCTGACACCAGAATTGGGAGGAATGAACGTCTCAATCCAAGTTTAAGTCAGTCAGTCATTCTTCCAGGTGGGTTGGTATCCATGGAAACAAAGCTGAAATCCCAGAGTGGGCAGATAAAAGAGGAAGACTTTGAGCAATCCAAATCCCAAGCTAGTTTCAACAACAAGAAATCTGGAGACCACTGCCATCCAACAAGCATCAAACATGAGTCTTACCGGGGTAATGCCAGCCCTGGAGCAGCAGCTCACGATTCCATGTCAGACTATGGTCCACAAGACAGTAGACCCACACCCATGCGGCGGGTCCCTGGCAGAATTGGTGGTCGGGAGGGCATGAGGGGTCGGTCTCCTTCTCAGTATCATGacttttcagaaaaattgaagatgtcTCCTGGGAGGAGCAGGGGCCCAGGAGGCGACCCTCATCACATGAACCCACACATGACCTTTTCAGAGAGGGCCAACAGGGGTTCTTTACATGCTCCCTTTTCTCCCAACTCAGAAAGCCTAGCCTCTGCTTATCACACAAACACTCGGACTCATGCTTATGGAGACCCTAATGCAGGTTTGAATTCTCAGCTGCATTATAAGAGACAGATGTACCAACAACAACAAGAGGAATATAAAGACTGGAGCAGCAGTTCTGCCCAGGGAGTAATTGCTGCAGCACAGCACAGGCAGGAGGGACCACGGAAGAGCCCAAGGCAGCAACAGTTTCTTGACAGAGTGCGGAGCCCTCTGAAAAATGACAAAGATGGTATGATGTATGGCCCGCCAGTAGGGACTTACCATGACCCCAGCAGTCAGGAAGCTGGGCGCTGTCTCTTGTCTAGTGATGGTCTGCCTAACAAAGGCATCGAACTAAAGCATGGTTCCCAGAAGTTACAGGAATCTTGTTGGGATCTTTCTCGGCAAAATTCTCCGGCCAAAAGCAGTGGTCCTCCAGGAATGTCTAATCAAAAGAGATATGGACCACCCCATGAAACTGATGGACATGGACTGGCTGAGTCAACACAGTCATCCAAACCTAGCAGTGTTATGCTAAGGCTCCCAGGTCAGGAGGATCATTCTCCTCAAAACCCCTTAATCATGAGGAGACGTGTCCGTTCTTTTATCTCTCCCATTCCCAGTAAAAGACAGTCACAGGATGTGAAGAACAGTAACACTGAAGATAAAGGGCGCCTCCTTCCCCCATCAAAAGAAGGAGCTGATAAATCATTCAATTCCTATGCCCATCTTTCTCACAGTCAGGATATCAAGTCTATCCCTAAGAGGGAATCCTCCAAGGATCTTCCAAGTCCAGATAATAGAAACTGCCCTGCTGTTACCCTCACAAGCCCTGCTAAGACCAAAATACTGCCCCCACGAAAAGGTCGGGGATTGAAATTAGAAGCTATAGTTCAGAAGATCACATCTCCAAATATAAGAAGGAGTGCATCCTCAAACAGTGCAGAGGCTGGTGGAGACACAGTTACTCTTGATGACATACTATCTTTGAAGAGTGGACCTCCTGATGGTGGGAGTGTTGCTGCCCAAGAAGctgagatggagaaaagaaaaggtgaCTTGGTATCTGAGTTAGTCAATCCAACAAATCAGGAGCTGAACATAGAAAAGCCTCTTCCAAGGTCTTCAGAAGAGTGGCGTAGCAGTGGGGATGACAAAGTAAAGACAGAGACACATCCAGAAACGGTTGCTGCTGGAAAGGAACCCCCTGGTGCCATGATATCCACAATCTCACAGAAATCTGGTAATAACCAAGGGAGATCAGATGGTTCCCTGAGTGGGACAGCACCTTTACTCTTTCCTGACTCAAAGAATGTATCTCCAGTATTGGCTCCTGAGGCAAACCCCAaggctgaagagaaggagaatgaTACAGTGACAATTTCACCCAAACAAGAGGGTTTTCCTCCAAAGGGATATTTCCCATcaggaaagaagaagggaagaCCCATTGGTAGTGTgaataagcaaaagaaacaacAGCAGCCACCACCTCCCCCCCCACAGCCCTGTCAGATACCAGAAGGTTCTGCAGATGGAGAGCCAAAGCCAAAAAAGCAGAggcaaaggagggagagaaggaaacctGGGGGGCAGCCAAGGAAGCGGAAAACCAAACAAGCAGTTCCCATTGTAGAACCCCAAGAACCTGAGATCAAGCTAAAGTATGCCACCCAGCCACTGGATAAAACTGATGCCAAGAACAAGTCTTTTTTCCCTTATATCCATGTAGTAAATAAGTGTGAACTTGGAGCCGTCTGTACAATCATCAATGCTGAAGAAGAAGAACAGACCAAATTGGTGAGAGGCCGGAAGGGTCAGAGGTCACTGACCCCTCCACCCAGCAGCACTGAAAGCAAGGTGCTCCCAGCTTCATCTTTTATGCTACAGGGACCGGTTGTGACAGAGTCTTCTGTTATGGGGCACCTAGTTTGTTGTCTGTGTGGCAAGTGGGCCAGTTATCGGAACATGGGTGACCTCTTTGGACCCTTTTATCCCCAAGATTATGCAGCCACTCTTCCGAAAAATCCACCTCCTAAGAGGGCCATGGAAATGCAGAGCAAAGTTAAGGTACGGCACAAAAGTGCTTCTAATGGCTCCAAGACGGACactgaggaggaggaagagcagcagcaacagcagaagGAGCAGAGGAGCCTGGCTGCCCACCCCAGGTTTAAGCGGCGACACCGCTCAGAAGACTGTGGCGGAGGCCCTCGATCACTGTCCAGGGGCCTCCCTTGTAAAAAAGCAACCACTGAGGGCAGCAGCGAAAAGACTGCTTTGGACTCAAAACCCTCCGTGCCCACCACTTCAGAAGGTGGCCCTGAGCTGGAGTTACAAATTCCTGAACTACCTCTTGACAGCAATGAATTTTGGGTCCATGAGGGTTGTATTCTCTGGGCCAATGGAATCTACCTGGTCTGTGGCAGGCTCTATGGCCTGCAGGAAGCGCTGGAAATAGCTAGAGAGATG